From one Saccharomyces cerevisiae S288C chromosome XVI, complete sequence genomic stretch:
- the REC8 gene encoding Rec8p (Meiosis-specific component of the sister chromatid cohesion complex; alpha-kleisin family member that maintains cohesion between homologous chromosomes during meiosis I until chromosome arm-associated Rec8p is cleaved by Esp1p; cohesion between sister chromatid centromeres is maintained until metaphase of meiosis II when it is cleaved by Esp1; independent of the role in cohesion, Rec8p promotes allelic collisions and prevents nonspecific chromosome interactions; homolog of S. pombe Rec8p), whose product MAPLSLNFKDDKKYKGLTTVWLLSALGNSIVKESNNYYSNKSNSTGNISSSTVKKKDIVNISIPKTCDEIQNFENDFSLRYISNLLYGVTICYNKKTEYVLNDLNHLLVQLQKNDVYAFKAKNKSTRINGLNSNNSIIGNKNNNYTWEECVFFDDDPLYDITKVPALEFLNTTLQDNVSFIEEAKSIRRQDYINELSNSNRFELHGDMTNSDAQSNLGSNVRNSFPLDEIPVDVDFNLDLDDIVSHQGTPLGSHSSSQKDGNDFKFNYQGDELVLNFENDNENNSNGGEDTSVENEGPVANLKDYELGLEAQASEEENDLQQKLNTRMQRGHRADVGGQFSKVQFDAKTSYPNEVLKFNHGNYSHLMEKNRIRKLTGQNFLTSNISSLVRSCGEEEFFSTNWLSIFNDFSNIKTSEWDLYPQGFSSVERGRKRAHSLVSTQSSSSTRSHEYGRKSFRNNKNDNYSSDMENDNLLLNLEQINEDLEDGHYIEENSQGNILDFNLNLPPSSFGRSHTRNSTRSSGFNEDIVGALRRRVGPSEQNFAEEDDSSNSCFSDGSQQNLQQDKTNFQDVILDYQTKKFYDYIKERSIVVGRTTRSNPPFKRKMLLVDIIPSRMGEAQTGANFDDVERGVSRQIAASAFLSLLNLATKGMVKLNEYPVADAVTKDLKLRREDEIIVYA is encoded by the coding sequence ATGGCACCTCTTTCGTTGAACTTTAAAGATGACAAGAAATATAAGGGCCTCACAACAGTGTGGTTGCTTTCTGCGTTGGGAAATTCCATTGTAAAGGAAAGTAACAATTATTATTCAAACAAAAGCAACTCCACTGGAAACATATCTTCATCCACcgttaagaaaaaagacaTCGTAAATATTTCCATACCAAAAACATGtgatgaaattcaaaatttcgAAAATGATTTTTCTCTTAGATACATTTCTAATCTTTTATATGGAGTGACAATTTgctataataaaaaaaccGAGTATGTGTTGAATGACCTAAATCACCTGCTTGTGCAgttacaaaaaaatgatgtatACGCTTTTAAGGCCAAAAATAAGTCTACGAGGATTAATGGATTGAATAGTAATAACAGTATTAtaggaaacaaaaacaataattACACCTGGGAAGAATGCGTTTTTTTCGATGACGATCCCTTATATGATATTACTAAAGTTCCCGCACTGGAGTTTCTTAACACTACTCTCCAAGATAATGTATCTTTTATTGAGGAAGCTAAATCAATAAGGAGACAAGACTACATCAATGAGTTAAGTAATTCTAACAGGTTCGAGCTTCATGGGGACATGACTAACTCAGACGCGCAAAGTAATCTAGGATCTAACGTTAGAAATTCTTTTCCGCTGGATGAAATTCCCGTTGATGTGGACTTTAACCTGGACTTAGATGATATAGTGAGCCATCAGGGGACACCTTTAGGCTCTCACTCAAGTTCACAGAAGGATGGAAACGATTTCAAGTTTAATTATCAAGGAGATGAATTGGTGTTGAATTTTGAGAAcgataatgaaaataacaGTAATGGAGGAGAAGATACATCAGTTGAAAATGAAGGGCCGGTAGCCAATCTCAAAGACTACGAATTGGGGTTAGAAGCGCAGGcttctgaagaagaaaacgatCTTCAACAGAAACTTAACACCAGAATGCAAAGAGGACATCGCGCCGATGTAGGTGGGCAATTTTCTAAGGTACAATTTGATGCCAAAACGAGTTATCCAAATGAAGTTCTCAAATTCAACCATGGAAATTACAGTCacttaatggaaaaaaacagGATTAGAAAACTAACCGgccaaaattttctcaCCTCTAACATAAGTAGTTTGGTAAGGTCATGTGGTgaggaagaatttttttcaacaaattggTTAAGTATATTTAACGACTTTTCCAATATAAAGACTAGCGAATGGGACTTATATCCCCAAGGTTTTAGTTCAGTTGAAAGAGGGAGAAAAAGAGCACATTCTTTAGTATCAACCCAAAGCTCAAGTAGTACCAGAAGTCACGAATATGGTAGGAAAAGTTTTCGCAATAATAAGAACGATAATTATTCTTCCGATAtggaaaatgataatttaCTTTTAAACCTTGAACAAATTAATGAGGATTTGGAAGATGGGCACtatattgaagaaaactCTCAAGGTAACATCCTAGATTTTAATTTGAATCTACCTCCTTCAAGTTTTGGAAGAAGTCATACCAGAAACTCAACCAGGTCTAGTGGTTTCAATGAAGATATAGTTGGTGCTCTCAGAAGGAGAGTCGGGCCATCTGAACAGAATTTTGCCGAGGAAGACGATTCCAGCAACAGTTGTTTTTCTGATGGCTCTCAGCAAAATTTGCAGCAGgacaaaacaaattttcaagACGTCATTCTGGATTATCAAACTAAAAAATTCTACGATtacatcaaagaaagatCAATTGTTGTCGGAAGAACAACGCGCTCCAATCCGCCTTTCAAGAGAAAGATGCTGTTGGTTGACATCATCCCAAGCCGCATGGGCGAAGCTCAAACGGGAGCTAACTTTGATGATGTAGAAAGAGGTGTCAGCAGACAGATAGCCGCCAGTGCCTTCCTATCCTTACTGAATTTGGCTACGAAAGGGATGGTCAAGTTGAACGAATATCCTGTTGCAGATGCGGTAACTAAAGATCTTAAACTGAGAAGAGAGGACGAAATAATTGTATATGcctga